The nucleotide window CTGATTTGAGGAAAAGACCATTAGAAATGTTTTCCCAACTCTGTTaaattctactttttaaaataaatgtgcagTTAACAAATATCTTgcttaataattttcttaacaaaataaaaacatcccTTAATAACTGGGTAAAATGAAAGTCTGTTTTTATAAAGGACAACTTATTTGAAACTGAAAGTTGAGGCTGAGAGACAATAGAACAGTTAGTCTTATAATAAAACCTCTCATAACTCTACAGAAGGTTACTGTAATTTCATAATATATGAAATACTATACCTGTTCTCAGTTTCAGAAGTTTGATTTGTAAATGAAGTATGCGTCAACTGCTTGGGAGCCAAACCTACAATTAATCAAAGATAATAACCTCATTATAAAAAGGTTTTAGTTATAAAGGTAATTTGATCTACACgaattgtgatttttaaaaacatattcaaGACAATGTTGCAATTTGTTTGTGGCcaataaaaaaagatgcaacCTTGAAGCATTATTCAGATATTCCTCCAcatatacttaaaaaaatatggaatTTTCTTCAACGTTTCCACAGCAGTTCTGCAGAGCAGTTTGCCAGCAGCTAAACAAACCCAGCAGTGAAACTACATGGGAGTTTAAATCTGGTTATACCAACACCCATATAAATAGCTCTATGCATAGTATTAGAATCATAAATGTATAGTATGCCCCCATCTGAGGTGTGTTTTATAACACTTAAGGAGAAGAAAcaattaagaaaagcaaaagaaagaaaaaacagttttacatTCTCTAACGGTACAGCTGGACTATTTTGCCCTTCAAAAATACCCTACAAcggcaagaaaaaaaactagtTAGTAAACCTAAATAGTTAAACAGTGCACTCAAAATCGggttcagattaaaaaaaaacaaaaacaaaataaccccaaacaaaaccaaaactcaaaccaaaacaaaaaccccaacaaaccaaaaactcAAAAGCAAAAGGATGAAATATCAAGAGGGAAGTTAATAAAGAGACATATTAGTGATCCATTGATAATATTTCTTAATCAAATGTACTTGAGTCAAAATATTCACATCATGCTCATCATAAGGTTTGACAAACTGCATTCACAGGCTGAAGTGAAGACTACATAATAAAAACAGGAGAGTGATTACTCAATCAATAATTTGATCAAGATCAAGTAGAACAATTTAGCAGAAAGAAGTGCAGATACTTATTCAAAGGAAGTGGTAACCAACAGAGAATCCTCAAGAGAAACCGATCCAAGAGAAGAACCCAATTGAAATGTGGAAGTTTTACTACTTTATtacatggaaaaggaaaggatttagttgggttttttctgtttgtttgttttaaaagttgttACTTCACTTTTACTCAAATGGAGCATATTTaagcattaaaatattcatGCATAAAGCACAAAGACACACTAAAATCAGCACTGTGTAAAAAAAACAGACACCTCTCTCTCCCACTACACAGCCCAGAGATAAAAGGACGTTTGTTGCTACTAAAGTGGCCATGGGTGTGACAcacaaagaaatataaaaaccCTGGTGAACAGTTCCAACCCCAGAAGTTTAGTTCTGCACCAACTGTGCCTTATTCTGCGAAGCACTCCTCTGAAAGGAAGACTTATGCTTCCCATATAACTggtcagaagaaaaagaaaaattagtagTAAACAGTTACCTTGAGGTTCACTTCCTCcaggttctttttttaattgttttggtGGTTTAGGAGCTGTAACATACTTTACTGGAGAACTTTCCAGACTTGACTCCAAATGTAATTGAAAGttctaaacaaaacagaaaacattaaaaacacaAGCTATTTAATGCTTCTAACCTATTAACAAAATCACTGAGTTAACTTCAGTATTAACATCTCGAATACAGTACCAGTTTTCTGATTCCTATgttatttcaaacaaacaaaatgcaattGATTAGCTAGTCCATATTGAAGTTTGTGGTATTCATTTTGCAAaaagtctttttcattttatatataacCTTGTAAAATACTTCCTACAGAACACCTTTGTCcttaaaatcttaaattttaatAGAAGCTTATTCAGATAGagaacacttttttcccctctcatttcttttaatacaCCTTTTCAGCACAGAACAGCTATGCAAGCTTAAGTGATCAAAAAGCATCCATATGAATCTGTACAACCTCTGGCTCCAGCAGGAAATTTTATTGATCAACACTTAGTTAACTACAGAACTTAGCAGGGTAGAGCAGATTCATTTTCCAGCTTACTATCATCCCATCTATGACAACACACCAGTAAAGGATCTttaatacatttgaaaattttaagttACTGTAAAATAAAGTCATTGTTAAAACAAACTTTCTGAGCATGGCATtctcagaaaacagaacagattGGGAACACCCTCCCACCATATGctgtaattaaaattacttaCCTCATCTGGTCTTGGCTCACATAAATGTTTTGTCAAATTACTCAACAAACCATTTTCTGCACCTCTCTTTGtgggctgttttatttctttagctCCAGCTCTTTCAGACGAAGGATCTGATTTCTCCTGCACACAAGTTGCACTTTCATTCTCAGAGAGTCCTGTTATTGACAGCTTGCCTTGTGCCTTTAAAagctctgcttctgcagctaTTTGACTTGCCTCTGAAACTTCAGGGTAATCTTTTAACAAAGAAAGCTTGAGGGCATTTGCAGAATTTAAGTTACTTTGTTTCATGTTACTAGCtttcagtaatttaattttggtCCATTTAGAGTTTTTGTTTGAGGAGTTATTTCTACCATTCAGAGTGCATTTGATAGGCATTCCTTTTTTGCTAGGGAAAAAACGTTTGCATTGAGTACTTTGACTAGGTTCTTTCTGAGTAAGCATTTCACTTTGTTGAAGCGGTATTTCGgcatgcttttcttctgtttttctataCTCAGCATTAGGGGAATCTTTTTTGACCTCTACTGTATCTGACTCAATCTCCCCTGCGATTTCTTCACAAAGTTCAAGGATGCTTACTCTTTTGGATTTTGCATCATTCTCTGGTTGATCAGCCACATTTGTTTCACTTACAGATGGCTGTGaaatcttttttggttttgtactgTTTTTTACATTCTGATGCATTTGTTGCTTTTCCTTAGTTACCGTCTTAGAATTTGGCTTAAGAGAATCtgtttccactttctttttgttgctAGGAATAGGAGATACAGGGCCTGTTTGGTCTTTCTTAACTTCCTCAAGACTCTCATCAGGACATAATGATGACCCTTGAAGGTTATGTTGAAGGCTGTTGGAATTACCATTTTTATTGTCTActttacattttttctctttcagagagCTGGTCACTTCTACATGTATTTCTTTATCCTCATTtgtgttgtttggttttatttttgtgtttttctgttccATTCCCTCTCCAGCAGATTTAAGTACTGCTGCTGCAACACTGTGAGTGGGTCTCTTTGTCTGGCTACTTTGTTTAACTTccaatgctttttcttctttaacttcTCTGTTGCGCAGGGATCTTGCTGGTACATGTAAATGTGTTAACTGTTGCAGTCTCTGTGATCTCCTCATTACTGTGGGCTCATTTGGTGCAATTATGCATTTTGACTTAGGGATTTCTTGCACAGATTTTTTCAGGCATGCCTCCTTATTTTTTGTAGATTTAGGCTGCTGTTGGACCTTTTTGTCAGGTATTGGTTTATTATTCGAGTTGAATCCTGATGATCTTGTAGTCATGCGCGTTCCTAGTTCAGGTTCATTGGTGTTGTCACTGAAAgattcaaataattattttttcagcatccagaaagcagaatttgtcATAAGACAATTCTCATTCCTACTAacctgtgccttttttttttttcttttcttttttaaaagactagATCTTACACACTCAACttttagaataattttctcTAGAATCATTCTAAAAAGACTTCACTTCCTGGATACTCTTAAGTGTAGTACTTAATGTTTTTTATGCATGGCAAGACTGAACTATGAACCCCAGATGAATGCTTTTTAACATCTCTAGCAGTTTTTAATTGTTGACACTTGTGGCTTTCAAATGAAGTATTAGCTTATATAGtattagatttatttttgcttcagaaaCTTTTTTGGAGGAAGTCTTTCTGGATTTCAAGACACTAACATGGTTCCAGAAAAAGATTATGTAGCAGATATCATACTTAATGATTTAAGGCTGATCTTCACACTAGTTACTATTTAGCTGTATATTTAACTCAAATTCATTCTGCTTAGATTGTGTCTGCACTAATTTAGTCTATTAAGATAACctagaaaaattactttttttttttgtcactgacCTGTTTGATTTGACAGAGGTTTTGAGTACAGTTTTCTCCTGCACTGCGCACCGATTTGGCTTTGATTTATTTGAGACATGTTTTGTATCTGAcacctctttttccttcttcactgatgA belongs to Haliaeetus albicilla chromosome 3, bHalAlb1.1, whole genome shotgun sequence and includes:
- the ESCO1 gene encoding N-acetyltransferase ESCO1 isoform X1 gives rise to the protein MAAQKRKSMLVEPSAKRPKLDKNSKLSSVKKEKEVSDTKHVSNKSKPNRCAVQEKTVLKTSVKSNSDNTNEPELGTRMTTRSSGFNSNNKPIPDKKVQQQPKSTKNKEACLKKSVQEIPKSKCIIAPNEPTVMRRSQRLQQLTHLHVPARSLRNREVKEEKALEVKQSSQTKRPTHSVAAAVLKSAGEGMEQKNTKIKPNNTNEDKEIHVEVTSSLKEKKCKVDNKNGNSNSLQHNLQGSSLCPDESLEEVKKDQTGPVSPIPSNKKKVETDSLKPNSKTVTKEKQQMHQNVKNSTKPKKISQPSVSETNVADQPENDAKSKRVSILELCEEIAGEIESDTVEVKKDSPNAEYRKTEEKHAEIPLQQSEMLTQKEPSQSTQCKRFFPSKKGMPIKCTLNGRNNSSNKNSKWTKIKLLKASNMKQSNLNSANALKLSLLKDYPEVSEASQIAAEAELLKAQGKLSITGLSENESATCVQEKSDPSSERAGAKEIKQPTKRGAENGLLSNLTKHLCEPRPDENFQLHLESSLESSPVKYVTAPKPPKQLKKEPGGSEPQGLAPKQLTHTSFTNQTSETENRVPLSNPSLASKCSNFLPSEEHIQKLKEAGKDGDKQLIIDAGQKRFGAISCNICGMLYTASNPEDETQHLLFHNQFISAVKYVGWKKERILAEYPDGKIIMVLPDDPKYALKKVEEIREMVDNDLGFQQAPLMCYSRTKTLLFISNDKKVIGCLIAEHIQWGYRVIEEKVPEVSSENEKVIFERQKAWCCSTSPEPAICGISRIWVFSMMRRKKIASRMIECLRSNFIYGSYLSKEEIAFSDPTPDGKLFATQYCGTGQFLVYNFLNGQHQT
- the ESCO1 gene encoding N-acetyltransferase ESCO1 isoform X2, with the translated sequence MAAQKRKSMLVEPSAKRPKLDKNSKLSSVKKEKEVSDTKHVSNKSKPNRCAVQEKTVLKTSVKSNSDNTNEPELGTRMTTRSSGFNSNNKPIPDKKVQQQPKSTKNKEACLKKSVQEIPKSKCIIAPNEPTVMRRSQRLQQLTHLHVPARSLRNREVKEEKALEVKQSSQTKRPTHSVAAAVLKSAGEGMEQKNTKIKPNNTNEDKEIHVEVTSSLKEKKCKVDNKNGNSNSLQHNLQGSSLCPDESLEEVKKDQTGPVSPIPSNKKKVETDSLKPNSKTVTKEKQQMHQNVKNSTKPKKISQPSVSETNVADQPENDAKSKRVSILELCEEIAGEIESDTVEVKKDSPNAEYRKTEEKHAEIPLQQSEMLTQKEPSQSTQCKRFFPSKKGMPIKCTLNGRNNSSNKNSKWTKIKLLKASNMKQSNLNSANALKLSLLKDYPEVSEASQIAAEAELLKAQGKLSITGLSENESATCVQEKSDPSSERAGAKEIKQPTKRGAENGLLSNLTKHLCEPRPDENFQLHLESSLESSPVKYVTAPKPPKQLKKEPGGSEPQGLAPKQLTHTSFTNQTSETENRVPLSNPSLASKCSNFLPSEEHIQKLKEAGKDGDKQLIIDAGQKRFGAISCNICGMLYTASNPEDETQHLLFHNQFISAVKYVGWKKERILAEYPDGKIIMVLPDDPKYALKKGYRVIEEKVPEVSSENEKVIFERQKAWCCSTSPEPAICGISRIWVFSMMRRKKIASRMIECLRSNFIYGSYLSKEEIAFSDPTPDGKLFATQYCGTGQFLVYNFLNGQHQT